One Vicia villosa cultivar HV-30 ecotype Madison, WI linkage group LG5, Vvil1.0, whole genome shotgun sequence genomic window, ACTAATCCATGTATTTTTTATGCAGCCCTTATCATATTCTATAAATGATTTATTTGAAGATTGTAGAGTAACCATTAAAATTAGCTTGTGTCAAAAATCCAAAATCAAATGAGAAGTGTTATTCTTACACTAATTTTTTTACACTTGTACTTACACCATGTATAATACAGCAGGTGCATGTGTTATTTTGTATTAGAAAAAGTAGAATAACATGTCTTCATGAAAACAATTGATGAAATTTATCTGTCTCTTGATCTTCATTATTTCCAATGTGTTTTATTCCTCTTTAATTTTTTGAtctgaaaaaaaaaaagcatattaaaaTCAAATCCATCAACTTACTCATCTCTAATGTAAATCTTTTTATACTCTTTAATTTTCAGTTtcagaaataaaagaaatatacACATCAGATTCATCCAAATATATCCAAAAACAAAGAATCTTAAAGATGGAAAATTAAAGACTAAAGAAAATAAACATATATTGATTTAGTTACTGTCAAAACATTATTGAAAATGGGAAATGATATTAAATATGTTTAGACAAACAACTTTAGTTTTAAACTCTCCTTAGAGAAAGTCTTCACACATTCTTTATATTTGACAATTTTGTCTCTTTTTATTCATACTCATTTCTTAACTCCAGAACTGCAAGCTTTTCTTCATCACCATTATGTTTTTGTACACAGAAAATTTAATCTAAAATGTATAGATAATTTGAACGGAACACAATTTTTTTGGAAAGCAGAATCTGTAGTCAAAAGTATGTCATATTCAAAACCAAAACATTTATGAAAAGTAGCTTCACCTTTGAATCCATCTCTATAGATTTCAGATCTGATGGTTTCGATTTCAAATCCGAAAGATGCATGAGAAGAGAAACTTTGGTGAAGAGTGATGAATAGCAACtgaaaaaatgaaacaaaaaactGAGTTAGTTATTAAAAACATagataataaacaaatatttgtAGAAGAAAGATGAAGTATGTGACAGAGGTGGTGATGGTTATTCattgtttttttagggtttgtttcaAAGAAGAAGAATAAATAACAAAGAGAGTTTTATGATGTAATAATGAAATGAAAATAGTTGTGAGGTTGAGTCTCAAAAAGACTATATTTGTGTTTCCAAGAAAGAAGAtagtaatattaaaatatatggaAAATGAAAAAGTGTTGGGTTTGgtgaaatgaaagaaaataaaaggttGAAGAAAAGGAAACGTGAAGTGAGCAGAATATAGAATTACAACCAAGACATCCACGTGGCTGAAGTAGAAAGCAAAGGGGCAAATAAGTACTTTCCAAATCAtaaaactttcttatattgtagattataTTGAAGAGCTGAATATCTATCTACGTAGTAATCGAAAGATCTTTCAGCTGTTGCGGATCTACTTCGGATGGAGACCTGGTCAGGGCACACTGTGCAGTAGTTGTTTTGGGGAAAGCAATGACATCCCTGATTGAACTAGCCCCTTCCAGCAACATAACCAGTCTGTCCAAACCAAAAGCTATGCCTCCTGCATTTGTTTCATATATAATAACAATCATCAGCTCCTAAACATATTGAAACATTGGTGCACAACATGTTTTCATAGTAGTGTTCGAATGAGACAACATTTGACGAGTAGTGTCGCATTATTCTACTCCCCAAGTTTTTTCCCTCCGATGAAATTATAAAATTGTGAAACTATTTTCTGTTTCTGCAATTCTGGTCTTAAAATAAGTTTGGTTTATCTTAAAATGTTTGATGTCTTATTTATAAAAGTATCTATTGCTATAAACCATTTTAGAAGATTTACAAATATACATACCATGTGGGGGAGCCCCCATGTCAAGCGCTTTAAGAAGATAGCCAAACTTTGCTTCAGcctgaaaaaaattataaagcatAATTCTGATCAGCCAGAGCTACACATGCATTCGAAGATAAAGAAGGCTATGATTGGAATCATATTTACTAACCTGCTCCATTGAGATGCCTACAATCTTCAAAACCTTTTGTTGTAAGTCGCGTTTATAAATTCTCAAACTTCCTCCACCAATCTGACcaaaaatataatagttatttATGCGGATATCGGTCGTGAAATTGTTAACCTCGGAGTttgtaattttgtaatttttgataTTAAATATGTTCCTCCTTTTTAATTTTGCCCTTATGTAATCCAAACTTTGTTAGGCTtttaatttaaagttttatggatcTTTGTtaacttaattttatttatttatttaacactGCT contains:
- the LOC131601084 gene encoding aspartate--tRNA ligase, chloroplastic/mitochondrial-like, which gives rise to MEQAEAKFGYLLKALDMGAPPHGGIAFGLDRLVMLLEGASSIRDVIAFPKTTTAQCALTRSPSEVDPQQLKDLSITT